The window CAGGCCATTGAACAGTTAGATAAGGGCCTGGCTGCGTCACTGCCGCAGCTTCTTAAAAGAAAAGATATTGTTCTGGCAGTTACTGCTGATCATTCCACTCCATGCAGAGGTGTAATGGTCCACTCCGGAGAGCCTGTACCCTTATGCATTCTTGGCCCTGGTGTGAGAAAAGACTATGTTAAAAAGTTTGATGAAGTATCAGCAGGAGCAGGAGGCCTGGGCTTTGTGCGCGGACCCGAACTGATGCCTATGGTGCTGAACTACCTGGACAGGGGAAAACTTGTGGGACTCATGGACACCCCTGTTGATCAGCCCTACTGGCCGGGCCGGTCAAAGCCTTTGCGGGTTGATTGATGGTCGTGAATATTTGTGGTCATTTAAGAATGGCTCATAATCATTTTTCGTATGGGCTGTATCCAGGGTCTCGTAATATTCCATCCGCTTTTCCACAGGCAGAACAATCGGTGGGAGCCCGCTTTTCATGAGCTCCAGATTCATCAGCAGCCATGATGTTCTGCCATTGCCGTCCACAAAAGGATGGATTTTCACAAAAACACCATGAACACGGGCAGCCAGTTCACTGGCCTGGGTATAAGGCGCTTGAGTGGTTACATTGACAGCCACCACTACATACAAATCACCTGTACTGGCTGTAAAAAACCTGGGCTCATCCTCGTTCAGGGTACCGGCAAATTCCAGTTTGGCTATACCCACATCACCTTGTTTGCCTCTATAAACATGATAATAACTTCTTAAAATATTGGTCCTATGGCGAGAAGCTTACAACCACCTGAACCAGTCTCTCCATGATCCCTGGTCTTCATGTTTTTTGTTTCTGGATT of the Desulfonatronovibrio magnus genome contains:
- a CDS encoding Fic family protein, yielding MGIAKLEFAGTLNEDEPRFFTASTGDLYVVVAVNVTTQAPYTQASELAARVHGVFVKIHPFVDGNGRTSWLLMNLELMKSGLPPIVLPVEKRMEYYETLDTAHTKNDYEPFLNDHKYSRPSINPQRL